The Dasypus novemcinctus isolate mDasNov1 chromosome 13, mDasNov1.1.hap2, whole genome shotgun sequence genome segment cgtgccactgacaacagaagtggacaaagaagtgcatgcagcaaatggacacagagaatagacaactgtggggggagagggggaagggaagagaaataaaaataaatcttaaaaaaaaaaaagattctgcaCTGGATCCTattcctatttaaaaataaaaaagttgatGGAACAATTAGCAAACCTGAACGAAAGCTGATAAGTAAATGACAGTAATATACCAATAttaatttcttgattttataattatattatgttTATGTAGGAGAACATCCTAGATTATAGGATTCACACTCTAAAGTATTTGGGGGAGATGGGACATCATGTCAGCAACATACTTTCAAAAGGCtcaggagaaaaagaaagctcTCTATACTATGCTTGGAGCTTTTTtaaagtttgagattatttttaaaaatgtctgaaAACACTGtatgtgccacagagagctggtgcagcaagatgacgcaacaaagagaggtggagaggagagacagtgaaagAAGGAGCAGCCCCAGAAGATGAAGTGGCGCAAGCAATTGAATGACTCTCTCCCACACCGGAGGTCCTGAGATCCATTCCTgttacctcctaaagagaaagatgagaagaaaaagacaagcagacatggaagaacagacggcaaatggacacagagagcagacagcgagcacaaaaagaacaagggtgggggagaatataataaaataaaaattctaaaaaatatatatatataaaggcattCTATCAAATTAGTGCTCACCTTAACGTGTTGTTGCAAACGATAAAGCTGTGGGGGTAAGGGTAAGCCCCCTACCAGGAGCACTGTTTTCATACGCGGCAGGCCACTCATCAGTTCTTTAGCTTGCCTCTCTATCTGAATGGCTAGTTCTCTTGTTGGGGTAAGAATAAGTGCAGACGGAGTTTTGCTCTGCAAAGACAtgaaaaacaaatctaaaaacACCAGCAGTTAGGTCCTGCTGATCTATAAACTAAATATCTACAGTGATTCCCATTTAATGGCTTCCTATCAGCCCAAATGGATCTGAGACCAGTTCTTACCCCTTCTACTCACTgcagatttttttcctccaaaatcaTTGTAAACTGAGCCCATTTCTTACACAGCATAATGAAAGACCAAAATTGGAGCTGGGAGAACCTTTACTGGAAGGCATCCTCATTAACCAAGTGTTTGGAAAACTGAAACTTTGTTTCAAGTTAGTTGGACACAGCAAGGAACCTTGCCTCTTCCCTCTCAGCTCTCTTGTAGATTCACTCCTTTCTCCTTCAAAGAGTTTACTTTCCTATAGATTCCCTGCCCTGCAGCTCCACTTTGGTCCTCCAGTGAGTTTTACCTATATTTTGAACACCAgtgcttttattttacttttcctcaCATTATATTCCACTGCTCTTTAGTTTTCCagcttttcctccttttcctttttgcccacagttttcatttgtttccctcCTTGCCCAATTCATGCTTAACAAGCGCACCAGAGCTTGGCAAACAGTGTAAGTAAGCTAAGGTAGTATTATTTTAAGATGAACCAAGATCACATTTAAGGGTGTATTTTTAAACTCTATACTAGGGTTTCGACTTTGGTATAAATCAGTTTCTTCAAATAAATTGAGACAAAAATTGCACCTTATCTGATCAGCAGGATTTCTACCCCAAAATCAAATGGTGATTTCTTGAAACAAAAttcatataaaagaaaatgtcttGTAAGGAAAGCATTCTTTTCAGACTTTCAATGAAGAGATCTTTGCTttaatatgataaaggaaaaattccataaaaTTATGTTTCATACAAACTATCCAAAGCAAAAACTACCGAATGCATTAGTGATTTAAGTTCTGAATATTTAGCTTCAGTTTGCACTTTTAACATAGTTAAGGATGAAACTTAGTAAATGCCATGTTTGTTTCTGAGAATAAAACGTGAACTTTAACTTACCTCAAATAAAGCTCGGATgataacaggaagaagaaaagcagCCGTTTTTCCTGAGCCAGTGTCAGCACTGGCCAGAACGTCCCTGCCCAGAAGCCCAACAGGAATCATCTGCATTTGGATGGGGGTTGGAACTTCATAGCCGGATTTCTTCAAGTTGTCATTTAAGGCCTCAGGAAAGCCACAATGTTCAAAGTCGATAATGGGCCTGGTGACTTCTTGCCCTTGAACTAAAATTCCTAGCTGCCGTTTAAGATTTTCAACCTGGTCTTTTTGAAGATTCATAATAAAGGGGTGCTCTCTATACACATAAAAAGTGTTAAGTGGAGACTCTGGCTTAGAATCAGCTTTTTGTGGATTGCTGAGTTTTAACGTCTCCTCCTTTTCGTTAACTTGTAGCAGATGCTTCGCTTTACACTCCAAGCTACATACATCTTCATCCGTCTTATCACAGATATACTCTCCATAACGACCACACACAACACAGACAGGTTCCCCAGGATCTGCCCAGCGCTGGGTTTTGGAAAATGACTTAACAGGCTCCTCAGAGAGACTGCTGTCCTTCACGCCCTGCTCATGCCCTGTCACATAAGTCTCCGCCAGCTGGTCAGCTGGACTGGGGAAGGGGCATGATTCCGCCCCGTGCCTGTCTGGTGTTGTGGCTTCTTTTTCAACTAAAGCATCAACTAGAACATCTCTGCCTTCGTCCAGCTGCAGGTCTTCTGCTTGTTTCACTTTCTTAGCCACACAATTTTTGCTGTCATCATTAGCATTCCTCTTGATTTTCAGAGATCTTGGAACAAACATTTTTCAATATTCTGTTGAGGAAATAAGGTATTTGATTTATGTAACCCTCAACCAAGTTCACATCTAACATTAAAGTACCACATGGTTATCCTAGAGTCAGCCTAGTGTCCCGGGGCTGTGCCTCAGAGGAAGAGAGATCTTCTGACATACCCACACCAACCTTTTCTTCCATTCACCAATTTCCTCTAATGAAAAGACAGGCGATTTTTCAGACATACCAATGGTGAACCATTGCATACCGCTTATTTAACAGTCCTTTATATCCTCTACTTTCACTTTGAAATATCAGATAGTATAGGAATATGGCATAAATCCTTCAATATACATTTTCACAAGATAGGGGAGATACTTCATAATTAAAATTGTGAATTTtgaaaaaatcaaaaccacaagtcAGAGAAAAATACGATTTCTGTGGAACTAAAATTTAACAGCGCTTATTAAGACATTCTAAGCAcagtgctttacatatattaatctAATCCTCCAAACAACCCTATAAAGTTAGTACCTACCCACCTTACATATCTATACACGCATACATATAGATCTTACTACTATGTTATATTATGTATATTACATTATAGATACATCttacacatgaggaaacagaGCCAGAGATTAACTAGTCCAAGATCATATAATTGTTAGAGCGCAATTCAAGCTCTCAAATATAGCCCCAGCTATTCACACCAAAAAGAAGTCTTTTAACTTAATAGGTTCAATAAACTGCactgagaattttttaaagtctttgtaaaATGATAGTGGTTGATAAAGAAGGTTCTACCTAATTTTGAGACTATCAAATATaccaaaaaacactttttttttcaagaaaaaaatcttcGGATAAACAGAGAGATTTCATTTTCCAAAACGATTCTAACAAAAACGCTCCTAAGGGTCTAGGATTACTATCCTCTCTCTGACAATGtcgtggggcggggaggggggaaggggggaaaggctCCACGCGTGCAGGGAAGAGGACTCGGAGTCCTCAAGAGCTGAAACCGAACCCGCACGCAGCTCGGGAGACAGCGGGCGCGGTCTCCAACCCTCTCCTCCGCCCCTCGCGCGCTCCCTCCCTCGGGCGCCCGCCCCAGCCCACCCCGGACCCCCGAGGCGCGTGCACGTCACGGCGCTGCTAGGAGACGGCCCGGCAGGCGGGCGCCGCGCCTAGCTCGGGATTGAGGGCCTAGACGGAGTACGGCGTGGGGGAGGGGTCGCGGTCGCGGCCTAGCGCCCAGGGTCCCGGAGGAGGACGAGCAGTGGGACGGGAAGGAGGCCCGCGCTGCCGGGGCTCGCGGCACGCTCACCCGCGCAGACCTGGGGCGGCGTCCGCTCCCGCTCGAGGCCGACTCCCCCTTCTAGGCTCCGAGCCGGGCTTCCTGCCGACAAGCCCCGTCAGGCCTTCTAGACTGCTGCCTGGGAGGGGCAGAACGGAGCGCGGGATCCACTTCTCCGGGTTTTGCGAGCGGGCCGCATCACGCCCCGTAGGCGGCGGGGGAGGCCGGGTAGAGCTGGGCGCTggccgggggcggggaggaaggagGGCGGGCGGGCCCGGCCAGCCCCGCGTCTCCCGCGCCCTCTTCCCGGACTGTGGCTGAGGGTAAATCTTGGACCTGGGCATTCCGCTTCGTAAAACCCGCTTCTGTGTGCGCCTGGGCAAATTTTGTATTGAGGAGCAGGTTTGGGGCTCCACTTGGAAGATTTTACGTAACCGCGTGGGCGGGAACCTTGGGAAAGCGCCAGACCTCTGGGGCAGACAGCAGGGTGGCGGGGGGGCCTGGCGCAACTGTACGAAGTGGGGAGTTAGGAGGTGAGCGGTGAGGGATGGGCCCATTGGGCCTGGAAACCGTATTCTGCATTTAGCTGGGAGAATAACTCAAAAAGCAAAAATTCCCTTGAGTAAGCTTAATGTAGCATATTTGATAAACAGTCCCTACCACACAGCAACTaacaccaaaaagaaaataacGCAGGTCACCTTTCTTGGTGCCGTTTCTGTTTTGCCAGCCTCTGGAACCACCTACCCAAACAGCTTGTAGTTGAGAAGTGATGGGGGTGGTGAGAAAGCAAGGTTGAGAACCTTAAGGAATATTTTCaggtgtctttttgttgttggatatacaatattttaaagtCTAAATGATCATTTAACAAAAACTGGGACGCCACTGCATTATCAGTGTTTAGCATGTATTTTGCTAGTttgctgagaaaatgtccaaatcagggtatCATGAAGAGGATGTCTTCTGTGATGCTGAACTCCTCTGTCATGTAGCAAGGCACAAGATCTGCTGGactctccattttcttctgggtttccttgctttcagcttttggcttctgtggcttgctttcttccctctctgaattcatccttttataaaggaatccagcaAGAGCATGAGGATCCACTCTGcgccctaactgaagtaacctaatcaaattAACTGAAATAACTTAAAAGGCTCTACTTAAAATAGGCATGTATACCCATAAGAGTgtattagctttaagaacatttttctggGGTAAATAAAAGCTTCAAACTATAACACTTGTCTACCTGAAGtcagaaagtttttttttccggatttttttttttttttttgagaagtttaaAACTTTTACCCTTCACATTTAGATCAGTAGTTATGAAATTGGTTTTGGCCTGGTAGGAAGTTTCCTTGTTTTCCAAATTGCCAGTCAGTTcaaataccatttattt includes the following:
- the DDX59 gene encoding probable ATP-dependent RNA helicase DDX59, yielding MFVPRSLKIKRNANDDSKNCVAKKVKQAEDLQLDEGRDVLVDALVEKEATTPDRHGAESCPFPSPADQLAETYVTGHEQGVKDSSLSEEPVKSFSKTQRWADPGEPVCVVCGRYGEYICDKTDEDVCSLECKAKHLLQVNEKEETLKLSNPQKADSKPESPLNTFYVYREHPFIMNLQKDQVENLKRQLGILVQGQEVTRPIIDFEHCGFPEALNDNLKKSGYEVPTPIQMQMIPVGLLGRDVLASADTGSGKTAAFLLPVIIRALFESKTPSALILTPTRELAIQIERQAKELMSGLPRMKTVLLVGGLPLPPQLYRLQQHVKVIIATPGRLLDIIKQSSVELCGIKIVVVDEADTMLKMGFQQQVLDILENIPNDCQTILVSATIPTNIEQLASQLLHNPVRIITGEKNLPCSNVRQIILWVEEPAKKKKLFEILNDKKLFKPPVLVFVDCKLGADLLSDAVQKITGLKSTSIHSEKSQIERKNILKGLLEGDYEVVVSTGVLGRGLDLISVKLVVNFDMPSSMDEYVHQIGRVGRLGQNGTAITFINNNSKRHFWDIVKRVKPTGSILPPQLLNSPYLLDQKRKEQQKIKQSQSDLVTGANLMDIIRKHDKSNSQK